From the genome of Thermodesulfobacteriota bacterium, one region includes:
- a CDS encoding DUF4175 family protein: MIDYSSSRRFETISDHIEEKQKKIRALKGIVEFFIATIIILSLSSILSFISLNHIFLSLTKILTIIAITICFYKFFLSALLTRHKIAELSHEIDRISPGLGEDFINACLLKSILGDKENETGVSKDLIIAHIDRVVLRMETSDLSPLFTDKKLSRYWKLVTISLIIFLVMILFTPSEYRNFLFSRRMFSFDKRHLLELADIEITYDYPAYTRMPRKVALGTDGKVEAIKGTNVTFEATPLRPLNRGKLILEKGVPYAIDTSKQNVRANFVIVSDDTYYIEDQSNDIRSRDFLINAIEDFNPEVKIDYPLSEANLASSNEQLAISYRATDDFGISKIILEWESSGGVGSKTIEQFKTETKSKEGEFLWEPQGIEAEPNETINVKLKAYDNDTVSGPKIGESNVIKVTLSNPNKTHEDVMLIAEKLQEQLLEILADEIDNSRLTDNRLFKNGKLEDAASEEEARSNVKDEMLITQNSQQTITSKIKNALSSLGHGLVKMKNDEHSDYTYFIGLSNMKIRIDDLYYDRVQLLSSLAPNYFSRLDNQVTREINEFEDDILFLDSMLKGEKLRQSLNIGAKMQDEYDNLKELLEKLNQNNNEKTRREIEKKIEYLKNQLSDLAQKLSELSGDLQREFLNRDAFTSIDLEEKLNNILNEALNGDMGKALKLLEDFRNSMQDMIASLESGLKSYRTASLSTEMMKMNEYISRLNNIEKEEEALKLKTQDYKNRLLDSAKNGNLRDFVDNEREKIKMLQNYLLGIKSKSSLVLPDDGIFQNHQLFDRILDQTDELSKWVEAFEFSEALMLSKEVEERINGISELGKLGYGHMENLSKQMYKSELLAKEIHNDLENLLKNETKESNTQHLAQKQNEIREESTRFSDELRNSQNEPSLPPEIGDSLDEARDFMSSSLKNLKENELSRAISNQEEAIKSLNKARRESEGLLKDFMLSSNGAGKSVPLVLGKNQTRENSFGFDTSYVEIPKPQESNSQQEFKDKILDAIKEGSPEGYSDLNKRYYERIIK; encoded by the coding sequence GTGATAGATTACAGTTCATCAAGACGTTTTGAAACAATCTCAGATCACATAGAAGAGAAACAAAAAAAAATTCGCGCCCTGAAAGGGATAGTAGAATTTTTCATAGCTACGATTATAATCCTGTCATTATCCTCGATCCTTTCGTTTATTTCTTTAAATCACATTTTTCTCTCTTTGACAAAAATCCTCACCATTATAGCAATTACAATTTGCTTCTATAAGTTTTTTTTGTCTGCCCTTTTAACAAGACATAAAATTGCTGAATTATCTCATGAAATAGACAGGATATCCCCTGGACTCGGAGAAGACTTTATCAATGCCTGTTTACTAAAATCGATTTTAGGAGATAAAGAAAATGAAACAGGTGTTTCGAAAGATCTTATAATAGCCCACATAGATCGAGTTGTCCTCAGAATGGAGACCTCTGACCTTAGTCCACTATTTACGGATAAAAAATTGAGTAGATACTGGAAACTGGTCACAATTTCCTTGATCATATTCCTCGTCATGATTCTATTTACTCCCTCAGAATACAGAAACTTTCTATTCAGTAGACGCATGTTCTCTTTTGACAAAAGGCACCTTCTTGAACTAGCAGATATTGAGATTACATATGATTATCCTGCATACACACGGATGCCGAGGAAGGTAGCTTTGGGAACAGACGGAAAGGTAGAAGCTATCAAGGGTACAAATGTAACTTTTGAAGCAACCCCTTTAAGACCACTAAATAGGGGAAAGTTAATTCTCGAAAAAGGTGTCCCTTACGCTATAGACACAAGTAAGCAAAATGTGAGGGCAAATTTTGTTATTGTTTCAGACGATACCTATTATATTGAAGATCAAAGTAATGATATCAGATCGAGGGATTTTCTTATCAATGCCATAGAGGATTTTAATCCCGAAGTAAAGATTGATTACCCTTTATCAGAAGCAAACCTGGCTAGCAGCAACGAACAACTAGCGATCTCCTACAGAGCGACCGACGATTTCGGCATTTCCAAAATAATATTGGAATGGGAATCTAGTGGGGGTGTTGGGAGTAAAACAATTGAACAGTTCAAAACTGAAACAAAATCAAAAGAGGGAGAATTTCTTTGGGAACCACAGGGAATTGAAGCTGAGCCCAATGAGACGATTAATGTAAAACTTAAGGCATACGATAATGATACCGTTTCAGGTCCCAAGATAGGTGAGTCAAATGTAATTAAGGTTACATTAAGTAATCCGAATAAAACGCACGAAGATGTCATGTTAATTGCGGAGAAGTTGCAGGAACAGCTATTGGAAATACTCGCCGATGAAATAGATAATTCAAGGCTTACAGACAACCGGCTGTTTAAAAACGGAAAGTTAGAAGACGCGGCTTCCGAAGAAGAAGCTAGAAGTAATGTAAAGGATGAAATGCTGATCACACAAAATTCCCAACAGACAATAACATCAAAGATTAAAAATGCCCTGAGTTCTTTGGGTCATGGACTCGTTAAAATGAAGAACGACGAGCATTCAGATTATACTTATTTCATAGGATTATCGAACATGAAAATAAGGATCGACGATCTTTATTACGATAGAGTCCAACTGCTTTCATCCCTCGCTCCGAACTACTTCTCAAGATTAGATAATCAAGTAACCAGGGAAATCAACGAATTTGAGGATGACATTCTTTTCTTAGATTCAATGCTGAAGGGAGAGAAATTGAGACAGTCCCTTAATATTGGGGCGAAAATGCAGGATGAATATGACAATCTAAAAGAGCTATTAGAAAAACTAAATCAAAATAATAATGAGAAAACAAGAAGGGAGATTGAGAAAAAGATTGAATACCTAAAAAATCAGCTATCAGATCTAGCTCAAAAACTGAGCGAGTTAAGTGGGGATTTACAAAGGGAATTTTTAAATCGTGACGCCTTTACATCTATAGATTTAGAAGAAAAGCTTAACAATATATTGAATGAAGCCCTCAATGGTGATATGGGCAAGGCCCTGAAATTGTTGGAAGACTTTAGAAATAGTATGCAAGATATGATCGCTTCTCTTGAGAGTGGTTTAAAGTCTTACAGAACTGCATCACTCTCAACAGAGATGATGAAAATGAACGAATATATATCGAGGCTTAACAATATTGAGAAGGAAGAGGAAGCACTAAAGCTAAAAACTCAGGATTATAAAAACAGGCTGCTTGACTCTGCAAAAAATGGAAATCTAAGAGACTTCGTAGATAATGAAAGGGAAAAGATTAAAATGCTTCAAAATTACCTGTTGGGAATAAAATCTAAATCTTCACTCGTTTTACCCGATGATGGAATATTTCAGAACCATCAATTATTTGACAGGATTCTTGATCAGACCGATGAGTTATCAAAGTGGGTTGAAGCCTTTGAATTTAGCGAAGCCCTGATGCTATCAAAAGAAGTGGAGGAACGGATAAATGGAATTAGCGAATTAGGCAAGCTTGGATATGGTCACATGGAAAATTTGTCTAAACAAATGTATAAATCAGAACTATTGGCAAAGGAAATCCACAATGACCTTGAAAATTTATTGAAAAATGAAACGAAAGAATCCAATACCCAACATCTTGCTCAAAAGCAGAACGAAATCCGGGAAGAGTCCACTAGGTTCTCGGATGAACTCAGAAATTCTCAGAATGAACCTTCGCTTCCACCCGAAATTGGTGACTCGTTAGATGAAGCTAGAGATTTTATGAGCAGCTCGCTCAAAAATCTTAAAGAAAATGAACTATCCAGGGCAATATCAAACCAAGAAGAAGCAATAAAATCATTGAACAAAGCTCGAAGAGAATCCGAAGGTTTACTTAAAGATTTTATGCTCAGTTCTAACGGAGCAGGGAAATCTGTTCCACTGGTACTAGGAAAAAATCAAACTCGGGAAAACTCTTTCGGTTTTGATACCAGCTATGTCGAAATTCCAAAACCGCAAGAATCAAATTCTCAACAAGAATTCAAAGACAAAATATTGGATGCAATAAAGGAAGGTTCACCCGAAGGTTACAGCGATCTCAACAAGAGATATTATGAAAGGATCATCAAATGA